Part of the Debaryomyces hansenii CBS767 chromosome C complete sequence genome is shown below.
CAAGCAATCTTACTTCAAAAGTATCATGGCTATTCCAAGAAATTTGAGAATAATGTATGCCCATGCATATCAGTCATACATTTGGAATTTAGTGGTTTCCAAAAGATTTGAGTTATTTGGTTTAGAAGTACAAGAAGGAGACTTAgttattgttgataaaGAAACTAAAACTGGGGCTAATTTAGAGGAAGATGATGACTTTGAGGAAGATGTAGCAACGGACAAGTACATTAGGGCCAGACCATTAAGTAAAGAAGAAGTCGAAAGTGGTAAATACACAATTTACGACGTTGTTTTACCAACTCCAGGTTTCGATATCGTTTATCCTTCTAACAAACAGTTAGAACAAGTCTATGTTGATGCTATGGCCAAAGATGGTTTGGATCCCCACAACATGGCTAGAAGAGTGAGAGAATTTTCATTAGCTGGTTCGTACAGGCCAATTATGGGTAAACCAAGTAATTTGTCATACGATATTGTCAACTACAGTGAATCGACTGAATCCTTAGTTAGAACTGATTTGGAAATCTTacatttaaagaaagaagcCGAATCAAAGGGAGAGCCTATTCCAGATATCAGCCGAGTCATTGAATCCAGTAGTGCCGATGCCGACAAAAAAGCAGTTGTATTAAGAATGCAATTGGGTGTAAGTTCTTATGCCACTATGGCTTTGAGAGAATTTATGAAGGCAGATACCTCTCGTTTAAGTGAAAACCTTAATGTTGTAGAATAAATACTATAAATACGGccataatatatatatttgacaGAATTTTGCAGCTTTCGCTTATCCATTTAGGCTTCACGTGTTGAACACGATTGAATCCACAATGATCCGACTCCTTAGTTGATGAATATGTAtgtaaataaatcaattgattctCCAGAACTTAAGGAAAATATGTCAAGTACAGTTATCAGAATTGTTTCACCCTCTGGTTTTAGGGCGTTGTTGTCGAGTTCATCCAGTCAATCCCGAGTAATTCCAATTGATGCTTCATGGTATATGCCTAATTCCCCGTTTAACGGGAAAgatcaattcttgaatgaGGACCGTATTAGGTCGGCAGCATTCTTTGATCTTGATTCTATTTGTCTTGCTAACTCACAATATCCCCATATGTTGCCTCCATATGacatatttaataaatctatGACCGATTTAGGGATTCGCAGAAGTGATACATTAGTAGTATATGACAAGAGTGgtatattttcaagtccCAGGGCTGCTTGGAACTTGTCACTCCATGGCCATCGTAAGGTTTATCTTTTGGATAACTATAATACCTATAAAAAGTATGAATATCCGTTAGAGACAAAAAAAACTACATCATTAAGCACCCCAAGTTCGGATTCAGATATCCCACAATACGAACCGATTTCTGAAGATGATGTCAAAGAGAATTATAGAAACCAAGTTATAGATTATGAAGAACTACTCGAACTAATTGAAAGTGGTAAATTAGATAAAGAATATGTCACTTTTGATGCTCGTTCCTCTGATAGGTTTTCAGGAGCCTCCCCTGAACCTAGACCTGGCTTATCATCGGGACACATtccatcttcattatcgtTACCATTTTCTAAAGTTCTCAATCAATCTGATAACACTTATAAGAgcaaagaagaattgatagaTCTTTTCAAACAAGAGTTTGGCATAGATTTTTCTAAACCAAATGCCACGAATGGTaagaaaataattgttATGTGTGGAACTGGAGTTACGGCAGTCATATTAAGATTAGCTTTGGAATCAGTTATTCAATGTAATATCCCAATACGTGTCTATGATGGAAGTTGGACTGAATGGGCCCAACGAGCACCTTcacaatatataattaaaacTAAATAGTTTCCTCAGTGATCTTATCTAACTatacaataaaaatacaatttCTCAACTCCATAACCTTATACAATTGTCCACTCCTCCACTTATAAACAAGCATCTTATTTTGGACTCtattgatttcattaattcGTTGCGtctatcttcttctgtCTTTGTTTTACCATCGTCCGCTGTCTTCGAAGCATGGATATTATTCGTAATTTCAAAGCTTGCAAACTCTATATCATTTACGAAGCCTTCATGACCAATTAAGTTTTTTACACACTTAACCCTACCGTTAACATTCAAACTGGAAAGATCCCAGATCTTAATCGTTTTATCATCACTCCCACTGAATACAAATCTTCCATTTGGGTGTATATGTAAAGATTTAACCCACGATTGATGGCCTACTAAATCTGCAATCAACCACCCCTGGGAGTTGTTTAATTGAGAAGGAAGAGGATGTCTATGCGGCCTGAAAACTGGGGGTGGTAAAAGCCATAATTTAACACTATTATCACGGCCACCAGATATACAGTACTTATATCctaataaatttgtataattCGGGTCATCGAGAACCTCTGGTGATATATTTGGAAAAAGTGATTCGTTTTCTTTAATGTACTTGTCTATGATATAGTTTGAATGGAAAGGCAAAAACTTGACACATTCAATTACATGAGTATGGCCAATTGAAAGTGATAAACCGGTTCCTGATTCCGCATGCGATAACCTGATTGATTGATCATTAGAGCATGTAACTAAAAAGTCACCAAGTTCTGGATTAATATCCAGTTGCTCCTGTAAGAGATTTGAATTAACACTAATGACGTCTATATCCCTAACCCAGTCACTATGCCCAATGAAAGTCTTGATGCAATATCCATTCACTAAATCCCATACTTTAACAGACTTGTCACGAGACACtgaataaagaatattagGTTTTGAAGCTGAAAACACGATAGATGAAATGGTATGTTCATGTCCTGTTAAAGTTCTTATATGCTTAAATGTAGCTCCATCCCAAATCTTAATTGATAAGTCAGAGGAGCAAGTTGCCATAACATGAGCAATGCCTTTGGCTTCACTACCTTTGCCTGATAAATCTACTGGCTTTTTGGACCAAGCTATGGTGTTTACACCTCTTATATGCGCTTTAATTATTTTCTCAGGAATTAAAGATTCATCATTAACTAAATTCCATATAATGAGTGAACCATCGGAACATCCCCCAAGTATTATTGGAAGAGCTGGGTGAATCGATACGGATTGTACCAACTGATGTGACTGCGTTTTGAAAGCTTTTATAGATGAGCTAGGTAACCAATTAATCTTATCTTTACCAATAACAGATGCTGATGCCGACGGAACTATTTGTTGTGAATCAATAACCGTCCTCAAGTTACTTACTTCACCctctaaatcaataatctTGTGTTGTAGTCTTAGTACTGTTGACCATTTCTTTTCTAGATAGTTAGGAATAACACTGTCATCAATGGAGCCTAACGGGACATCTAAGCTTTCTGAAAGTTTTTGGATTAAATCACCATCATTTGCTTCTTCGGCTATAGGCTTTATATACTGAATAATTGCTTTATTCAACTCTTGCTGTTGCCTCGCGGTCAATATCTGCGGTTGAAGCATACTATATGCAGCTATAATCTGTTGTTGAATCGCTTCAAAACATAAGATTTGGTTTATTTACTTATAAAATTTCGGGTCGCACATAAATCATTAGTTCTACGGCTACAGCACAATGTAtaacattattatcacTAACAGTAcgtaataataattcaaaagattTGTAGTATAAGATTGTAAATACTATGCAAATTATTTGGGGCCTCCTTTCAATGCAGCAAAGCGTGCTTTCAACGAGTCAAAATCATTCTGCTCTGTACGAGGAGCTGCAGTTGCAGCCTTCTTCTTTGGCTTAGGTTCTGGTGTTTTCTCGGGTATAGGATCTTCTACTTCTAGTTCATTTCGCAAAGCTTCGCCGCCACTTGgctcatcatcatcgttaTCGTCGTCTAGGTCATCGTCTAGGTCATCGGCATCTTCGTCCGATGCATCTTCTACGTCTAAAGGCTCCAAGTCCTTCATTCCCGAGTAGGGAGCTTGGTAAGCCCTTGCAATTTCACATAAATACAAATTTACCAATGTTTCGGACGGTGCTTCTATTTGGCATCTAGTTACGATTTTTTGGGGAACTGCCCCATCCTCGTTGCTCATAGCattttttccaaattcaaCCCCATACTTTAACACCAACATATCCCGTATCGCGGTCAATTCCTTCAACTCTGTGCTAGGAGcagaatatattattgaatgtaCGGCTTCTTTTAATCCTGGGTCACAGGTAGTTCTGGTCTGATCTAGAATAATAGATATCCTCGCAAGTAACAACTCACAGTACAATTCCAAGAATTCAAGTAATTCGATGTATATGTCATCTCGTATGATGTTTTCTACTCTAATCTTAGCACTCGATTCTTTCCCCTGGTTTAATAGATCTGCTAATTGGCGTCTTTGTTGTTTAGTCAATGCAGTTTTTTTGTCTTGAATAAACTTAAGTTTACTAATTGCCATCTTCAATGAAGTCTTCAACTTCGTTTGATTGAGAGGTGTCGGCAGATGTGAAGGCATGGCTTGTATAACTGGTAGTAATGGTTCTATAGCAACGTTATGTTACGATTCTATTAAACCTCCTTTTCATATCTATAGTGTCTATAAAATCACGTGCCTTTTACGATGCAATTTaacattattcattaaactATTTAATACTATGCATTAATTACTTCACCATTATCTGATACGAGAGTATGTTCATGAGCAGGGGTGCCTTTAACTGCAacttcctcttcttcctcaGTACAAGGAACTCCATCATCGTCAGtgttgatgaatttttttaagGTACAACATTTAATCTCCTTAATAAATTCGTCTCCCATAATCTCTTCTAACGTAGCTCTTTTATGCGGGTCGATTTGAAGCATCTTGCGTACTATAGGTCTGGATGCATGAGGCAATAATCTCATTAATCTATAAGGGCCGTGAATTTGTTTATGAGATTGTTTCTTCTTGCCATGATGAGATGAGGAATCTCTATCCTTCTCCGAATTACTTGTATTCTGGTGAACCTCCCCGTTGTCATACTCTTGGCGAGATTCAAGTTGTTTTTCTTGCTTAacttcattgaattttaatttcatttcattctttttaGCTTCATATTGCTCTAACTTGTCATCAATTGCCTTTAATTGGGCGAGTATATCTTGaattttatcttctgtTAAAACCTCTATCCCATCCAAATTCCTTTCGGATGCATCATTCGAAGCTTCTTTAGTATCGTCTCTCATATCGTCTTCGCTTGGTTTTTGCTCATTCTCCTGCTGAGTCGCCTCAACAAAATCTTCCTCTGCGTTTTCGCCTTCTAGCGCCTTCTTTTTTCTGTTCAGTCTTGCaatcatattcttcaatttacGTTGTTGTAATAATAGCTTATGGCACTCATTACTTAACTCGTAATCATGCCAATTGTCATCTTCCATAGAGTACAATTTGAAACTGTTATCTTTATCGGCATTAGGAATCTTCCACGGGAATCTCTTCAACGTCATACAACAATATATAATGGCAATAGACCACAAATCCACTGGTTGCGGATTATAAGAGTTAGAATGCTTCAATACTTCAGGTGCTAAATAAGGATCGGAACCAACAATCCCATGACATGGATGAACACTATCTTTCTGGTTACCATGCTGATCATAAGGATATCTAAATATTACTGCACtaccaaaatcaatgatcTTCAAAATGCCATCGTTTGTTAAAACACAGTTGTCCAACTTCAAATCTCTGTGGGCCAATCCCAATGAATGTATATAGCTCACACCTGTCAAAATCTGTTTTAAACAACAATTAATCTCATGTCTAGACATCTTTCCACTCATAACGACAGCAAAGAAGTCAATTGGGGCATACTCCataatttcaaagtatctattattttcatGCAAGATATCAATGgttttaattatattagGGTTTTTCAATGTAGATCCAATACAATATTCTGCTGTACATTTTCTTGTATaatctttcaaagattCCGTATTTCTACGCGGTCTAAATTCCTTCACCGCAAATGTCTTTGAATCAGAAGGACGGATAATGAGACGAACTGAACCACCAGCACCACTTCCAAGTTCCTTACCTAGTTTACCATATTTTCTAACCAAGGTAGATTCATCATCAGTAAATGGATCTTTATTCAGAGCACTTACATGTGATGCATTGTTAAGCAAATGAGTCGAAGTTTGGTTGATTAACGTCGCAAGGGCCGTTGATGATAAATCCTTCGTAGTGTTATTATTTGCTCCGGCAATCGCCGGTGGAGAATGCAATTGGTTATTGTAGGTCTTCTGTTCGTTTTTCTTCGATACTGAATTCTTTCTCCCTGGCTTAAAAAACCGCTTCAATTCCACCATTGAGTTCGCTTTCATGAAACTATGGTTCGGATCATCTTTTGACGCATTGGTGTGTATCTGTGGCTGAGATGAATTAACCGTATTACTAGTATGATGTTCCGACGAATTGGTCAATGTTGGTGAACTTAAAGATTCAACAGAATCATGTTTTCCCAAATGGATTCCCAAAATCTTACGTCCTCCATGTGACTGATTCGACGTCGATGGTGACAAATCGTCTTGCGATGGATGTTTGAAATGTGAAAAAAGCTTAAGCTTGTGTCTATCCGGCATATTTATCTACTGATAATTCCCTTCTctattcaaatttaaattttttaaccTCTCTCCAGATACTGATATTACTATCTCTATTCCAACCCAACTTTAATAACTGAATTTATATCACTAGAATACTACTGCTTGATATCgtttattgtatttttcCTATGCACTTTTGCACACtgttcattaaataatcaagTATCTtgaattatcttcttcttctgatacttttgatttcaatacCTCAATCCTATCTCAATCAGTTTCATATATTTACAATCTGTTACACTAGTAATATTTCTATTCACTTGGGATTAGTCTCTTATAGTGTATCTCTGGGAAACTCCGATAATGAATTTCCCGCAATTTAATTTGACCATATTTACATCACGTGTCGATACATTATACTATTAGATGGAATATATAAAACTACTTATTATCCTTGATCGCAGTACCTCTGATATGTTTTTCTCTCTCAGAGACGAACGGCTTGGAGCCTGGTTTGGAATGCCTTCTTTCGTTATCTtctcttttcttcaaagcaTCAATTTCGGTCCTCTTAATCTCATTAGCTTTCTTAACAACCTTGGGAACATGACGGTGTCTTGCGATTCTCTTGATTTCTGGCATATGCTTGAATCTCTCTTTCAAAGCAGCATCATATTCGAGCTTCGATCTTTGTCTTGCTGACTTGATATTCGATCTGTCGGAAGCCACGGCTCTCCATAATCTCACATTTGCGTCATCAGAACCACTCAATATGTAACGAGCATCGGTGGTGAATTTGACGCTGAATACACGCTGCATTCTCTGGGTGTGGTATATTTCTCTCAGATGACCTTCTCTGGCACGGAATATACGCAAGGTTTTGTCGTAGGAACCGGTTACCAATTCCTCACCAGTAGGAGAGAAATCAACATCCATGACAGCAGCCACATGGTCCTTGTAGACATTCAAGGATCTATTCAACTTTCTCATGTCCCATAAGTAGGCGTTGTGATCGTCACAGGCACTTGCGAAGTTATATGCTTCCATTGGGTTCCAGGAGATAGAGTTGGTTTTTAAGCTGGTGACAACTTTTTGAATTGGAGAATTCGTACGGACATCATACAATACAATAGAGTTATCAGAACCAGCAGATGCAATGATATTGGTTTCAGTTCTATTGAACTTCACGGTATTTATGTTATCAGCCCCCCACgataaattagaaatatatttagaTCTGTTCATGTCCCATAATTGAATGGATGCACCACCAGTAACGAATAAATCGTCGTTATTATGATGGTCAATACCCTTGAATGAATGCTCACCCAAGAACGTCTTGACTAATCCATTATCCTTCTTTGTGTAAACCTCTGTATCGGATTGGCTAGCATCAAAGTCATCCTTGCTGACAGACCATAACTTAACCGTCTTATCGTCACCACATGATAACATATGGCTAGTATTTGGAGTAACACATAAACCACTCACCATTCCATAATGCGCCTTAAAACTTATTACTTCATCCCGCAGGGTCATGTCCCAGTATTTTATAACCCCATCACCAGAACCTGTCGCTATTTGATTTGTAGTAGAAAAGTTTCTGGCTATCGAGTAAATTCCATCTCTATGACCATCTCCCAACTGCCCTACAAATGGTTGGGCAAACATCCTCTCCATTTTGGTGGCTGTTAAAGCCTTTGTATATTCTCTTGCTCTTTCAAATGGATGTAATGCTGGATTTAAATTTCTAGGAAGCGAAGATTCCTGAGTATTTCTCACTGGCACATATGTGTCCGATGATCTGCTTATAGTCTTTATCTTCATGGTGTTTATATATAGTCTATAGCaaataaatctaaattaatgaatcaaacCATGTAACTATAGAAAAAATTTTGTGATGAGATTATAACCATCGCGCAAAttgcaataaatttatatagtGAATAAGATGATtagattatttattaagtGATACAGCTAGgcatatttatataatccTAAATATTCAGTAATACTAGTGGCTGGAAGGGTACCTTTTAATAGTACCTGCAGCtctagtaataataatactagTAATAGTATACTATAAATGATACAACAGCAATTTCAGtactttcaaattattctatAACAAATGCAATTGCAATTGGGAAggtaatataataataataataataataataatgatgaaaaggAATTACTTTGACATAGAAATTAGTGAAAGATTCACATATTAGCAGCATTTGTAGATTAATCATAAGTCCTGCTTATGTTTATTAATAGGTCCTGGAAATTCTATACTTTTATAACAAAGAACCTAAGTCAGCATTGTTAAAAGCTACGTAATATGTAATGATACCAGATATAGTCTCttacaaagaaatatctaATACCAAACCCACATCATCCACATTGGGTTTCGAGATATCTTCCAAAAACGGCAACAAGTCAAGCAATTCGTTATCGTGTGTGTCACTGAACCAACTTGAGATTGGAATGGAGTGTTGTGGATGGAAAATGTACGAGGCAGGtgaattatcaatgattATCGAGTCAGTTAAGGGTCTTCCCAATTGcgataaatttttaataaagttGCCCTGGTAGTTGTAGCACGAATCTCTGAATAATCTATGGTGCACAGAATTATAGATATCTAACTTATCCAACAAGGGATCGCCGTATTTCTGTACAGACGCTGTGAACACCACGACTTCAAACCATCTTCCCACTTTTTCCAAAAACTCGTCAACCCCAGGCCTCTTAATAACATAGACGTGATGGACCTGATTGTCAATCTCAACTGGTATCACGAAGTCCGCCGTGCGTAAGTATTTGAACGATGAATGAACTAATGTTTCATCCAAATCCAACACAAGACACTTCTTATTACCAAAAGACTTATCCTTCACGCCCAACAACCACCctgtttcttcattatatgATTGACCCTCTTGAAGCTTGGTCAAATCCATAAACGATTCCGAATCGTCGTCGTTATCCTCGTAAACAACTTCTTCCTCTTCGATATCGCCCGTTTCGGTGTCCCGGAGTCTCGAGTTCTGGTAATTCGGGTCCTCATGGTCGGTTATCACCTCGGGGGTCGCAGGCTGTTCCTGTGACTGGTTATTGGGCGTGAGATTCGATTCGTTTGTGTTGGTAATGGTGTCCGTCTCATTGACCGAATTATCATCCTCGACAAGGTCAACCTTGTCCTTAGGGTTGCCCCTCGCCTTGTTCTTATTTCGAGCACCAACATCCTTATCCTCGCCCTTTCTTTGGCCCCTCTCCGTGCTCTTGCTACCCTCTTCCGGGCCCATATTTTTGTCCATACCATTACTGCTACTATTTCTCGGTTTATTCATACCACCACTTCTATTCCTATTAGTCTGCTGATTGACTATTTTGTCGTCGCTATCATCCTTGGAATCAACTGCACAACATAATAAAGACGAAATTAGCTTATCCATTGTTATTTTTACCTCTTgctattaatattatctatTCCTCTTTACTGAGCGTGTAAgtctttattgaaaaaatgtTTCGGGAAAAATCAACGATGCCAAGATgcaatttatatatataaagcAATCCacagaaaataataaacgACTAATTGATCTGAGTGTCTACCCCAATACCTTATGATGCCAACTAGATATGTTTTTGCTTGAACAACTATAACGAGTTGAAGTGTTTTGTGGATGGAAGAAAATTCAGAAGAGAACCGTGCGACATTATCCAATATTTCACGCGACATTATCCCCCCGTTGCGGTTCCTTTGTTCGAACGCATCCCGTACGACATTATGCTATTATCCTATGATTCATATGACTCACAGCGACCAATAGAAGGTTTGGAAAAGCTCTGGTTAAGGTTTGGCGATACATATCCGCAACCAAGGGCCCTGGTGCTTATAGATTCTTCGTAGATGGGTTGGAGTTGGTTTTTACGGGATTACGTGGTGCTGTGGAGGTGTTGTGGTGGTGCAGGACAATGGCAATTAGCCTGTAGCAATTAGCCTGTAGCAATTAGCATGTAACATTTAGAATTggaatttggaatttatATAGCATTGGTAGACGACTCTGGTTGCagtcaaaataataaagtagAGGACTAGAGGACTAGAGGATTGGGGAAACTGGGGGCTGACTTTTCTGTAGTGGGGTGAGGGCTGCTTAGTCCAACATAGAATCGCATCAGTGCTTAAAATTTGCGGCATTCGGTTTGTAGGTTATAGTGGTAGATTTGGCACAGAATTCGTCCGTAGAGTCGGATAGACGTGGGATTGGATATGATTGGATACGGTACGAGGGCAGATAGAACGATTTATTAAGGATGGGATGTACGAGACTGTCGTGTTGCACTCTGTCTTACTCTCTAGTCTAGTAAGAAGCAGTCTATCTGCAGggaaatttgaaaaatgacaTTTCATGGGACAATTCTAGACATGAAGAGGATAATTAAGTAGCAAAAAGTCATCTTTGATCAAGAATTGGTAGGTAAGAAGGTGTTAATGGATCGTGTTACGTCGTTTATCTCGGAATACTTTCCACGACTCCCCAGTCATGTAATATTGGAGGTATTGAGCTATTTGCCTGCCAGCTACCTAACTGAGTTCATGATGAAATggaataatgaaataacaGAATTGATACTAGAGGAGTATTTTTCCAAGGAAATGCATCTAATGTTGTCTCCCACGTACTTTCCACATAGATGCAAGTATCCAGATCATATAAAACGGCTAGTTGACTTTGAAAGTTTTGGAGAGATCGATGAGTTTTTGAGCGAGTTCCCCAATGTTAACCCCAGACGGTTGGTTTTCATAACGGGGGGAGATTTCCGGTCGTTGGAGCAGTTGCTCCTCAGTTATCGTGAACGGTTTATTGGTAAATCGtgtgaaattgatttgtaTATCGAACGATATGAACT
Proteins encoded:
- a CDS encoding DEHA2C12364p (similar to uniprot|Q08686 Saccharomyces cerevisiae YOR251C catalyzes transfer of the sulfane atom of thiosulfate to cyanide to form sulfite and thiocyanate), which codes for MNMYVNKSIDSPELKENMSSTVIRIVSPSGFRALLSSSSSQSRVIPIDASWYMPNSPFNGKDQFLNEDRIRSAAFFDLDSICLANSQYPHMLPPYDIFNKSMTDLGIRRSDTLVVYDKSGIFSSPRAAWNLSLHGHRKVYLLDNYNTYKKYEYPLETKKTTSLSTPSSDSDIPQYEPISEDDVKENYRNQVIDYEELLELIESGKLDKEYVTFDARSSDRFSGASPEPRPGLSSGHIPSSLSLPFSKVLNQSDNTYKSKEELIDLFKQEFGIDFSKPNATNGKKIIVMCGTGVTAVILRLALESVIQCNIPIRVYDGSWTEWAQRAPSQYIIKTK
- a CDS encoding DEHA2C12386p (similar to uniprot|P39946 Saccharomyces cerevisiae YOR269W PAC1 Protein involved in nuclear migration), which codes for MLQPQILTARQQQELNKAIIQYIKPIAEEANDGDLIQKLSESLDVPLGSIDDSVIPNYLEKKWSTVLRLQHKIIDLEGEVSNLRTVIDSQQIVPSASASVIGKDKINWLPSSSIKAFKTQSHQLVQSVSIHPALPIILGGCSDGSLIIWNLVNDESLIPEKIIKAHIRGVNTIAWSKKPVDLSGKGSEAKGIAHVMATCSSDLSIKIWDGATFKHIRTLTGHEHTISSIVFSASKPNILYSVSRDKSVKVWDLVNGYCIKTFIGHSDWVRDIDVISVNSNLLQEQSDINPELGDFLVTCSNDQSIRLSHAESGTGLSLSIGHTHVIECVKFLPFHSNYIIDKYIKENESLFPNISPEVLDDPNYTNLLGYKYCISGGRDNSVKLWLLPPPVFRPHRHPLPSQLNNSQGWLIADLVGHQSWVKSLHIHPNGRFVFSGSDDKTIKIWDLSSLNVNGRVKCVKNLIGHEGFVNDIEFASFEITNNIHASKTADDGKTKTEEDRRNELMKSIESKIRCLFISGGVDNCIRLWS
- a CDS encoding DEHA2C12408p (similar to uniprot|P53843 Saccharomyces cerevisiae YNL265C IST1 Putative translation initiation factor), with the protein product MPSHSPTPLNQTKLKTSLKMAISKLKFIQDKKTALTKQQRRQLADLLNQGKESSAKIRVENIIRDDIYIELLEFLELYCELLLARISIILDQTRTTCDPGLKEAVHSIIYSAPSTELKELTAIRDMLVLKYGVEFGKNAMSNEDGAVPQKIVTRCQIEAPSETLVNLYLCEIARAYQAPYSGMKDLEPLDVEDASDEDADDLDDDLDDDNDDDEPSGGEALRNELEVEDPIPEKTPEPKPKKKAATAAPRTEQNDFDSLKARFAALKGGPK
- a CDS encoding DEHA2C12430p (similar to uniprot|Q08732 Saccharomyces cerevisiae YOR267C HRK1 Protein kinase implicated in activation of the plasma membrane H(+)-ATPase Pma1p in response to glucose metabolism and CA5766|IPF1097 Candida albicans), which translates into the protein MPDRHKLKLFSHFKHPSQDDLSPSTSNQSHGGRKILGIHLGKHDSVESLSSPTLTNSSEHHTSNTVNSSQPQIHTNASKDDPNHSFMKANSMVELKRFFKPGRKNSVSKKNEQKTYNNQLHSPPAIAGANNNTTKDLSSTALATLINQTSTHLLNNASHVSASNKDPFTDDESTLVRKYGKLGKELGSGAGGSVRLIIRPSDSKTFAVKEFRPRRNTESLKDYTRKCTAEYCIGSTLKNPNIIKTIDILHENNRYFEIMEYAPIDFFAVVMSGKMSRHEINCCLKQILTGVSYIHSLGLAHRDLKLDNCVLTNDGILKIIDFGSAVIFRYPYDQHGNQKDSVHPCHGIVGSDPYLAPEVLKHSNSYNPQPVDLWSIAIIYCCMTLKRFPWKIPNADKDNSFKLYSMEDDNWHDYELSNECHKLLLQQRKLKNMIARSNRKKKALEGENAEEDFVEATQQENEQKPSEDDMRDDTKEASNDASERNLDGIEVLTEDKIQDILAQLKAIDDKLEQYEAKKNEMKLKFNEVKQEKQLESRQEYDNGEVHQNTSNSEKDRDSSSHHGKKKQSHKQIHGPYRLMRLLPHASRPIVRKMLQIDPHKRATLEEIMGDEFIKEIKCCTLKKFINTDDDGVPCTEEEEEVAVKGTPAHEHTLVSDNGEVINA
- a CDS encoding DEHA2C12452p (highly similar to uniprot|P33750 Saccharomyces cerevisiae YLL011W SOF1 Nucleolar protein) encodes the protein MKIKTISRSSDTYVPVRNTQESSLPRNLNPALHPFERAREYTKALTATKMERMFAQPFVGQLGDGHRDGIYSIARNFSTTNQIATGSGDGVIKYWDMTSRDEVISFKAHYGMVSGLCVTPNTSHMLSCGDDKTVKLWSVSKDDFDASQSDTEVYTKKDNGLVKTFLGEHSFKGIDHHNNDDLFVTGGASIQLWDMNRSKYISNLSWGADNINTVKFNRTETNIIASAGSDNSIVLYDVRTNSPIQKVVTSLKTNSISWNPMEAYNFASACDDHNAYLWDMRKLNRSLNVYKDHVAAVMDVDFSPTGEELVTGSYDKTLRIFRAREGHSREIYHTQRMQRVFSVKFTTDARYILSGSDDANVRLWRAVASDRSNIKSARQRSKLEYDAALKERFKHMPEIKRIARHRHVPKVVKKANEIKRTEIDALKKREDNERRHSKPGSKPFVSEREKHIRGTAIKDNK
- a CDS encoding DEHA2C12474p (similar to uniprot|Q07800 Saccharomyces cerevisiae YLL010C PSR1 Plasma membrane associated protein phosphatase involved in the general stress response): MDKLISSLLCCAVDSKDDSDDKIVNQQTNRNRSGGMNKPRNSSSNGMDKNMGPEEGSKSTERGQRKGEDKDVGARNKNKARGNPKDKVDLVEDDNSVNETDTITNTNESNLTPNNQSQEQPATPEVITDHEDPNYQNSRLRDTETGDIEEEEVVYEDNDDDSESFMDLTKLQEGQSYNEETGWLLGVKDKSFGNKKCLVLDLDETLVHSSFKYLRTADFVIPVEIDNQVHHVYVIKRPGVDEFLEKVGRWFEVVVFTASVQKYGDPLLDKLDIYNSVHHRLFRDSCYNYQGNFIKNLSQLGRPLTDSIIIDNSPASYIFHPQHSIPISSWFSDTHDNELLDLLPFLEDISKPNVDDVGLVLDISL